A window of Haliscomenobacter hydrossis DSM 1100 contains these coding sequences:
- a CDS encoding VCBS repeat-containing protein yields MMFLLKKGQPWVYGCLCCLLIACQKTDTKTLFTSIPVSQSKVDFSNVLTETEDLNIIEYLYYYNGGGVAAGDVNGDGLPDLFFTANQGANKLYVNQGGLRFKDVTAAAGIQQNGGWSTGVTMADVNGDGALDIYVCQVGQYKTLRGKNQLYINDGKGNFSEQAAKYGLDFVGFSTQAAFFDYDRDGNLDCYLLNHSIHDAENYSRADIRNTRDALSGDRLLRNNGDIFEDVSVAAGIYGSKIGFGLGIAIGDLNNDGWPDIYVSNDFHENDYLYYNRGDGTFVESITTSMGHTSTFSMGNDLADINNDGWLDVVTMDMKPNDEVVNKSSVGADPYNIYQTKLSYGYHYQYPRNMLQLNRGVVSGQTNPSFSEIGHLAGINASDWSWAPLLSDFDNDGWKDLFIGNGIWRRPNDLDYLKFISNSTVQRSASNQVLTEKMPLGKVANFAYRNRGDLTFEDVSAAWGLNFEGCSNGAAYADLDRDGDLDLILNNLNEPASIFENQAQTKPNQHWLQITLSTPGKNTLAFGARVRIVVDGREQIQELYSTRGFQSAVEPLLHFGLGTSKKVELLEIRWPDGKIQQLKNLPANQRLTINYQDITPSEKPLPQALIADHTDQSGLNFIHRENEHIDFDHEQLMPHMLSTQGPALAVGDVDGNGLEDVLIGGRQVFLYRQLAKGKFTGQDLLLDPQGEMVDAAFFDADLDGDLDVYLVTGGHEYTGKNPALLDVLLINDGKGKFTQNSRALPQDYADGSCVVPLDFNQDGALDLFVGSRSIFSSYGLIPPSYLYQNDGKGHFTEVSAQVAPELQKLGMVSAACTIQQAEDLQLVVVGEWMPVSIFTIQKGKLNLSQIPNSEGWWNTVAIADYDQDGKPDLLLGNLGLNSELKASPEQPVELFVKDFDQNYQTDPILAYFKQGRRYTYMNKDELTSQLTILKKQFLEYRPFAECGFEQVFSAEMLKGAVQHRAITFASSWGKYLGNGQYALTALPMEAQFAPIFNFTQADLDGDGQKEILSVGNWHGIRPSLGRYDADYGCVLTRKGKKWTAMNPAQSGFWVNGQGRKLATLADGSVLVARNNLGLMIWGK; encoded by the coding sequence ATGATGTTTTTGCTAAAAAAAGGCCAGCCGTGGGTGTATGGATGCCTCTGCTGTTTGCTGATTGCTTGTCAAAAGACCGATACAAAGACCCTGTTTACATCGATTCCGGTTAGTCAGTCCAAGGTCGACTTTTCCAATGTTTTAACCGAAACCGAAGACCTCAACATCATCGAATACCTTTACTACTACAACGGCGGAGGGGTAGCCGCAGGTGACGTCAACGGGGACGGCCTTCCCGATCTGTTTTTTACCGCCAATCAAGGAGCAAACAAACTCTATGTCAATCAAGGTGGACTGCGCTTCAAAGACGTCACTGCAGCTGCGGGCATTCAACAAAACGGCGGCTGGTCTACCGGCGTAACCATGGCCGATGTCAACGGAGATGGAGCACTCGATATCTACGTGTGTCAGGTGGGACAATACAAAACACTACGAGGAAAAAACCAGCTGTACATCAACGACGGCAAAGGAAATTTCAGCGAACAAGCCGCAAAATACGGCCTCGATTTTGTGGGGTTTTCTACCCAGGCTGCTTTTTTTGACTACGACCGCGATGGCAACCTGGATTGTTACCTGCTCAACCACTCCATCCACGATGCTGAAAATTACAGCCGTGCAGATATTCGCAATACCCGTGATGCCCTCTCGGGGGACCGGCTGCTGCGCAACAACGGTGATATTTTTGAAGACGTCAGTGTCGCGGCGGGCATTTACGGCAGCAAAATTGGCTTTGGTTTGGGCATTGCCATTGGCGACCTCAACAACGACGGCTGGCCGGATATTTACGTGTCCAACGATTTTCACGAAAACGATTACCTGTATTACAACCGTGGCGATGGAACTTTTGTAGAGTCCATCACCACTTCGATGGGACATACCAGTACATTTTCAATGGGCAACGACCTGGCCGACATCAACAACGATGGTTGGCTCGATGTCGTAACCATGGACATGAAGCCCAACGATGAGGTGGTCAATAAAAGTTCGGTGGGTGCCGACCCTTACAACATCTACCAGACCAAACTCAGTTATGGCTATCACTACCAGTACCCCCGCAACATGTTGCAACTCAACCGGGGTGTAGTCAGTGGGCAAACCAATCCCAGCTTTTCAGAAATTGGCCATTTGGCCGGGATCAATGCCAGCGACTGGAGCTGGGCACCCTTGCTCAGTGATTTTGACAACGATGGCTGGAAAGACCTTTTCATTGGCAACGGCATTTGGCGGAGGCCCAACGATCTGGATTACCTCAAGTTCATCTCCAACTCCACGGTTCAGCGCTCGGCATCCAATCAGGTCTTGACCGAAAAAATGCCCTTGGGCAAGGTGGCCAATTTTGCATACCGCAATCGGGGCGATTTGACTTTTGAAGATGTATCCGCTGCCTGGGGACTCAATTTTGAAGGCTGCTCCAATGGTGCTGCGTACGCCGACCTAGATCGCGATGGCGACCTCGATTTGATCCTGAACAACCTCAATGAACCCGCCAGTATTTTTGAAAACCAGGCACAAACCAAGCCGAACCAGCACTGGTTGCAAATCACCTTAAGCACTCCGGGCAAAAACACTTTGGCCTTTGGTGCCAGGGTACGCATTGTAGTTGATGGCCGGGAGCAAATTCAGGAACTGTACAGCACTCGTGGTTTTCAGTCCGCGGTAGAACCTTTGTTGCACTTTGGCCTGGGCACCAGTAAAAAGGTCGAACTGCTGGAAATCCGTTGGCCTGATGGGAAAATTCAGCAACTTAAAAACCTGCCCGCCAATCAGCGTTTAACCATCAACTACCAGGATATTACTCCCAGCGAGAAACCATTACCTCAAGCGCTCATCGCCGACCATACTGACCAATCCGGTTTGAATTTTATCCATCGGGAAAACGAACACATCGACTTCGACCACGAACAACTCATGCCCCATATGCTTTCTACCCAGGGCCCTGCGCTGGCCGTAGGTGACGTGGACGGTAACGGACTGGAAGATGTGCTCATTGGTGGGCGGCAAGTGTTTTTGTACCGCCAGCTTGCCAAAGGGAAATTTACAGGGCAGGATTTGCTCCTTGATCCGCAAGGCGAAATGGTGGACGCGGCTTTTTTTGATGCTGATCTGGATGGTGATTTGGATGTCTATCTCGTCACAGGAGGCCATGAATACACCGGAAAAAATCCGGCGCTACTGGATGTTTTGCTGATCAACGATGGCAAGGGCAAATTTACGCAGAATTCTCGTGCACTTCCGCAGGATTACGCCGATGGGTCTTGTGTGGTTCCCCTGGATTTCAACCAGGATGGTGCCTTGGACTTGTTTGTGGGCAGTCGGTCTATTTTTTCTTCTTACGGCCTGATTCCACCCAGTTACCTCTATCAAAACGATGGCAAAGGACATTTTACCGAGGTGAGTGCCCAAGTTGCCCCCGAGCTGCAAAAGTTGGGCATGGTCAGCGCAGCCTGCACCATTCAGCAAGCCGAGGATTTGCAATTGGTCGTCGTAGGCGAGTGGATGCCTGTGAGTATTTTTACCATCCAAAAAGGCAAACTCAACCTGAGCCAAATCCCCAACTCCGAGGGTTGGTGGAACACGGTGGCCATTGCTGATTACGACCAGGATGGCAAACCCGATTTGCTGCTCGGCAATCTGGGACTCAATTCCGAACTAAAAGCATCCCCGGAGCAGCCCGTTGAGTTGTTCGTGAAAGATTTTGACCAAAATTATCAAACCGATCCCATCCTCGCCTACTTCAAACAAGGGCGGCGCTATACCTACATGAACAAAGACGAACTGACCAGCCAGTTGACCATCCTCAAAAAACAGTTCCTGGAATACCGCCCTTTTGCAGAGTGTGGGTTTGAACAAGTTTTTTCAGCCGAAATGTTGAAAGGGGCTGTTCAGCACCGTGCCATTACTTTTGCTTCTTCCTGGGGTAAATACCTCGGCAATGGCCAATATGCACTCACTGCCTTACCCATGGAAGCCCAATTTGCCCCCATCTTCAACTTTACCCAAGCCGACCTGGATGGCGATGGCCAAAAAGAAATCCTGAGTGTAGGCAATTGGCATGGCATCCGGCCAAGTTTAGGCCGTTACGATGCCGATTACGGTTGTGTACTGACGCGCAAAGGGAAAAAATGGACGGCGATGAACCCGGCTCAAAGTGGATTTTGGGTCAATGGACAAGGCCGAAAACTGGCGACTTTGGCTGATGGGTCGGTTTTGGTGGCGCGGAATAATTTGGGGCTGATGATTTGGGGGAAATAA
- a CDS encoding WD40/YVTN/BNR-like repeat-containing protein, whose translation MSFKTKHLLLLIGCIGSFFARSQSIQILSAGTKTSIRGLSVVDDQTIWVSGSAGTVGRSTDGGQNWQWMNVKGYEKTDFRDIEAFDAQTAVIMGIASPAYMLKTSDGGQNWQRVYENRDTSMFMDAMDFFDAKNGMVIGDPLQGRVFIAKTQDGGNTWQNLPKSELPTAASGEAFFASSGTNIRMYSKTGFVFASGGKKASLFMPGSKRDLPLIQGKETTGANSIAIKNKKTMIVVGGDFMTKDSTSKNCYLSTNGGKTFRAPQVGPHGYRSCVEYLGGKNWIACGLNGVDLTSDEGKNWTWISKEGFHVCRKAKNGTAVYFAGGGGRIGKLIVN comes from the coding sequence ATGTCATTTAAAACCAAACACCTCTTGCTGCTCATCGGCTGTATTGGCTCCTTTTTTGCCCGCAGCCAAAGTATTCAAATCCTCAGTGCAGGCACCAAAACTTCTATCCGTGGCCTCAGTGTGGTCGACGATCAAACGATTTGGGTCAGTGGCAGTGCGGGTACCGTGGGCAGATCTACTGATGGTGGTCAAAACTGGCAGTGGATGAACGTCAAAGGTTACGAAAAAACCGATTTCCGCGACATCGAAGCTTTTGATGCCCAAACGGCGGTCATCATGGGGATTGCGTCTCCGGCCTATATGTTGAAAACAAGCGACGGTGGCCAAAACTGGCAACGGGTCTACGAAAACCGCGATACTTCCATGTTTATGGACGCCATGGATTTTTTTGATGCAAAAAATGGGATGGTGATCGGCGACCCCCTGCAAGGCCGGGTATTCATCGCCAAAACCCAGGATGGGGGCAACACCTGGCAAAACCTGCCCAAAAGCGAATTGCCCACGGCGGCAAGTGGGGAAGCTTTTTTTGCCAGCAGTGGCACCAACATCAGAATGTACAGCAAAACGGGTTTTGTTTTTGCCAGTGGTGGCAAAAAAGCTAGCCTGTTTATGCCCGGTTCTAAAAGAGATCTTCCGCTCATCCAAGGCAAAGAAACCACGGGTGCCAATTCGATCGCCATCAAGAATAAAAAGACCATGATCGTCGTGGGAGGCGATTTTATGACCAAAGACTCCACCTCAAAAAATTGTTACCTCAGCACGAATGGAGGCAAAACCTTCCGCGCCCCCCAGGTTGGTCCGCATGGCTACCGCAGTTGTGTGGAGTATTTGGGCGGTAAAAACTGGATCGCTTGTGGCTTGAATGGGGTGGATTTAACCAGCGACGAGGGCAAAAACTGGACCTGGATCAGCAAAGAGGGTTTTCATGTATGCCGCAAAGCCAAAAATGGTACTGCGGTGTATTTCGCTGGCGGTGGCGGCAGGATTGGGAAGTTGATTGTAAATTGA